From a region of the Streptomyces sp. B21-083 genome:
- a CDS encoding ABC transporter substrate-binding protein, with protein sequence MPGRQSHRRRSRRSVLAAMAALPLTGAVSACSGGADSASSGTGGKVTRITFWSALRGSQEVVDAFNSTHDSIQVDFQQIPSGGQGGYAKLSNAARAGNAPDVATIEYPQVPGFAIDGVARDLTSMISDELRAKLLPQALGLTTFEQRVFSVPLDVEPMVMHYRADLFAQHGFEVPRTWEEFEDLARAVRRKLPGRRLVLFPTDGGTQFAAYAWQAGAQWFDTAGGAWNVSLADAPTRRVAAYWQRLIDEDLVFMNAIESRQSDAQIAGGLVLTRLSGAWDAGAQMKARPAQAGQWRIAPLPRWDTGHPAVGTHGGSTFAVTKDSRHPEAALEFIAWQVSHPDSLRARLSSGTSSQYPAASALVAVGREAFDRSYYGGQDIYSLFEEEAHRIRDGWVWGPRFTATQRVMQDNFARVGGGQGSLIDSVRAAQDGTMPDLRALGLSTTEHTT encoded by the coding sequence ATGCCTGGTCGACAGAGCCACCGTCGACGAAGCCGCCGGTCCGTACTCGCCGCGATGGCCGCACTGCCACTGACCGGCGCCGTGAGCGCCTGCAGCGGCGGAGCGGACTCAGCGTCGAGCGGCACCGGCGGAAAAGTCACCCGCATCACCTTCTGGTCCGCGCTGCGCGGCAGCCAGGAGGTGGTGGACGCCTTCAACAGCACCCACGACAGCATCCAGGTCGACTTCCAGCAGATCCCGTCCGGCGGCCAGGGCGGCTACGCGAAGCTGAGCAACGCCGCCCGCGCCGGCAACGCCCCCGACGTGGCCACCATCGAGTACCCGCAGGTGCCCGGTTTCGCCATCGACGGCGTGGCCCGCGACCTCACCTCGATGATCAGCGACGAGCTGCGCGCCAAGCTGCTGCCCCAGGCGCTGGGTCTCACCACCTTCGAACAGCGCGTGTTCAGCGTCCCGTTGGACGTCGAACCGATGGTGATGCACTACCGCGCCGACCTCTTCGCCCAGCACGGCTTCGAAGTGCCGCGCACCTGGGAGGAGTTCGAGGACCTGGCCCGGGCAGTCCGACGCAAGCTGCCCGGCCGACGGCTGGTTCTCTTCCCCACGGACGGTGGCACCCAGTTCGCCGCCTACGCCTGGCAGGCCGGCGCCCAGTGGTTCGACACCGCCGGCGGCGCCTGGAACGTCTCCCTCGCCGACGCCCCGACCCGGCGCGTCGCCGCCTACTGGCAGCGACTCATCGACGAGGACCTCGTCTTCATGAACGCCATAGAGAGCAGACAGTCCGACGCGCAGATCGCGGGCGGACTCGTCCTCACCCGGCTCAGCGGAGCCTGGGACGCGGGCGCCCAGATGAAGGCACGGCCCGCACAGGCCGGCCAGTGGCGGATCGCCCCGCTGCCCCGGTGGGACACCGGCCACCCGGCCGTCGGCACCCACGGCGGCTCGACCTTCGCGGTCACCAAGGACAGCCGACACCCGGAAGCGGCACTGGAGTTCATCGCCTGGCAGGTCTCCCACCCCGACTCGCTGCGCGCCCGCCTCTCCAGCGGAACCAGCAGCCAGTACCCGGCCGCGTCCGCGCTCGTCGCCGTGGGCCGCGAGGCGTTCGACCGCTCCTACTACGGCGGCCAGGACATCTACTCCCTCTTCGAGGAGGAGGCCCACAGAATCCGTGACGGCTGGGTCTGGGGCCCGCGCTTCACCGCCACCCAGCGGGTGATGCAGGACAACTTCGCGCGCGTCGGCGGCGGCCAGGGCTCCCTCATCGACTCCGTACGCGCCGCCCAGGACGGCACCATGCCCGACCTGAGGGCCCTCGGACTGTCGACCACCGAGCACACCACATGA
- a CDS encoding hydroxyacid dehydrogenase produces the protein MTVFSPGPGFRPRAALAMSPDAAAAVLDPASLAALAAVCDLAPLPVLDDFGTGRAREILAGVDLLVTGWGCPVLDADALAAAPRLRAVVHTAGSVRPHVTDACWERGIEVSSAAAANALPVAEYTLAMILLSGKQVLERARAYATTNTRDNWLRTSRTIGNYRRTVGIVSASLVGRRVIELLRPHDFEILLYDPYVTDADVAELGVERVELDALFARSDTVSLHTPLLPTTRGLVSRALLDAMRPGAVFINTARGGVVDQDALTDAVRERRIRAVLDVTDPEVLPPEHPLWDCPDALLTPHLAGSQGNEWRRLADVAVAETEHWASGAGFRHPVRRERLAFLA, from the coding sequence ATGACCGTGTTTTCGCCGGGCCCCGGCTTCCGCCCCCGTGCAGCCCTCGCCATGTCCCCGGACGCAGCGGCCGCCGTCCTCGACCCCGCCTCGCTGGCCGCCCTCGCCGCCGTCTGCGACCTCGCCCCGCTGCCGGTCCTCGACGACTTCGGCACCGGGCGCGCACGCGAGATCCTCGCCGGCGTCGACCTCCTGGTCACCGGCTGGGGGTGCCCCGTACTGGACGCCGACGCCCTCGCGGCGGCGCCCCGGCTGCGGGCGGTCGTGCACACCGCGGGCAGCGTCCGGCCGCATGTCACCGACGCCTGCTGGGAACGCGGCATCGAGGTGTCGTCCGCCGCCGCCGCGAACGCCCTGCCGGTCGCCGAGTACACCCTCGCCATGATCCTGCTCAGCGGCAAACAGGTCCTGGAACGGGCCCGCGCCTACGCCACGACGAACACCCGCGACAACTGGCTGCGCACCTCCCGCACGATCGGCAACTACCGCCGCACCGTCGGCATCGTCTCCGCCTCCCTGGTCGGCCGCCGCGTCATCGAACTGCTACGGCCCCACGACTTCGAGATCCTTCTGTACGACCCCTACGTCACCGACGCCGACGTGGCCGAACTCGGCGTGGAACGCGTCGAGTTGGACGCCCTCTTCGCCCGCTCCGACACGGTCAGCCTGCACACCCCGCTGCTGCCCACCACCCGGGGCCTGGTGAGCCGCGCCCTGCTCGACGCCATGCGTCCCGGCGCCGTGTTCATCAACACCGCCAGGGGAGGCGTCGTCGACCAGGACGCTCTCACCGACGCCGTCCGGGAGCGCCGCATCCGCGCCGTTCTCGACGTCACCGACCCCGAAGTCCTGCCGCCCGAACACCCGTTGTGGGACTGCCCCGACGCGCTTCTCACCCCCCACCTCGCCGGATCCCAGGGCAACGAGTGGCGCCGCCTGGCCGATGTCGCCGTCGCCGAGACGGAACACTGGGCATCCGGCGCGGGTTTCCGCCATCCCGTACGACGCGAAAGGCTGGCCTTCCTCGCATGA
- a CDS encoding metallophosphoesterase family protein: MADSARAHSSRDTAEGAGWGLEDPGTYRELMPRRVEKLSWVNPRTLWPARNGVLASWFGDPTGRTRSRWAEQRTAAGAPADKVVRRGDPDRFSFMVIGDTGEGDAPQYAVVPGFLRAGQDTAFTVLASDVIYPVGATDDYGTKFFRPYQDYPAPVYAIPGNHDWYEDLNGFMRVFCDAPPLPAEPAPRVLTPAWLRSLLWHRPSTVDEQRLAEAAELRSAPAQQAVQPGPYWAIDAGPIRVIGIDTGLLGTLDAEQGRWLREVSAGPVPKILVTGSPLYVDGEHHPCPIDGGGTVDDLVRDPERNFVAAIGGDIHNYQRYPVSVPDRGVRTSRTIQYIVSGGGGAFMHATHTIKRVSVADVTEDDFRCYPLRGDSLAFYSRLYGRRLRLRRFFTLSEAEATAVIAERLGIRPTRDPGESVRLTRRIRLVAGLLGTARRPDRARRLRLPVRKAYTQLFSPGSATYSPPFFKSFLRLDVSPESIRLRCFSATGKLRQEVDPPVEDEVVIPLTRPAGTIDEA; the protein is encoded by the coding sequence ATGGCTGACTCCGCACGTGCCCACTCGTCCCGCGACACCGCCGAGGGCGCGGGCTGGGGCCTCGAAGACCCGGGAACCTACCGGGAGTTGATGCCGCGTCGGGTCGAGAAGCTCTCATGGGTCAACCCCCGGACGCTGTGGCCCGCCCGTAACGGCGTACTGGCCTCCTGGTTCGGGGACCCCACCGGCCGTACGCGAAGCCGCTGGGCCGAACAGCGGACAGCCGCGGGCGCGCCCGCCGACAAGGTGGTCCGGCGCGGCGACCCGGACCGCTTCTCCTTCATGGTCATCGGCGACACGGGCGAGGGCGACGCACCTCAATACGCCGTCGTCCCGGGCTTCCTGAGGGCCGGTCAGGACACCGCCTTCACCGTGCTCGCCAGTGACGTCATCTACCCCGTCGGAGCCACCGACGACTACGGCACCAAGTTCTTCCGCCCCTACCAGGACTACCCGGCGCCCGTCTACGCCATCCCCGGCAACCACGACTGGTACGAGGACCTGAACGGGTTCATGCGCGTGTTCTGCGACGCCCCGCCCCTCCCGGCGGAGCCCGCGCCCCGCGTGCTCACACCCGCCTGGCTGCGCTCGCTCCTGTGGCACAGGCCGAGCACCGTCGACGAGCAACGCCTCGCCGAGGCGGCCGAGTTGCGCTCGGCCCCCGCCCAACAGGCGGTCCAGCCCGGCCCGTACTGGGCGATCGACGCCGGACCCATACGCGTCATAGGCATTGACACCGGGCTGCTGGGCACGCTCGACGCCGAACAGGGCCGCTGGCTGCGGGAGGTGTCCGCCGGGCCGGTCCCGAAGATCCTCGTCACCGGCTCGCCCCTGTACGTGGACGGCGAGCACCACCCCTGCCCCATCGACGGCGGCGGCACGGTCGACGACCTGGTCCGTGATCCGGAGCGGAACTTCGTGGCCGCGATAGGCGGCGACATCCACAACTACCAGCGCTACCCGGTGAGCGTGCCCGACCGGGGTGTCCGGACCAGCCGGACCATCCAGTACATAGTCTCCGGCGGTGGCGGTGCGTTCATGCACGCCACCCACACCATCAAGCGCGTGTCGGTCGCCGACGTCACCGAGGACGACTTCCGCTGCTATCCGTTGCGCGGCGACTCGCTGGCCTTCTACAGCAGGCTCTACGGCCGACGGCTGCGCCTGCGCCGCTTCTTCACCCTCAGCGAGGCCGAGGCGACGGCCGTGATCGCCGAGCGCCTGGGCATCCGTCCGACGCGCGACCCGGGCGAGTCGGTCCGCCTCACCCGGCGCATCCGGCTGGTCGCCGGTCTGCTGGGTACGGCCCGCCGTCCCGACCGCGCCCGGCGCCTTCGGCTCCCGGTCCGGAAGGCGTACACGCAACTGTTCTCGCCCGGCTCGGCGACGTACAGCCCGCCGTTCTTCAAGAGCTTCCTGCGCCTCGACGTCTCCCCGGAGTCGATCCGGCTGCGCTGCTTCTCCGCGACCGGCAAGCTCAGGCAGGAGGTGGATCCGCCGGTCGAGGACGAGGTGGTCATCCCGCTGACCCGGCCGGCTGGCACAATCGACGAAGCGTGA
- a CDS encoding TauD/TfdA dioxygenase family protein — protein MTTDRATNGEVQPGEQELRPTDVAGVEVRPVAGHIGAEISGVDLTEPLDSAVVAGIRAAVLRWKVVFFRDQRLDHAGHIAFARRFGEPVVLGRRGGASPPGFPEIETTADRLELGGRYGMEHAEWLERRRHSLLRGWHCDHGARIDPPAATILRAETVPPYGGDTTWSNLAAAYAGLSAPVREFADGLRAEHRLGVGYQARPGDDAYLRHLLDHQVASVHPLVRVHPETGERVLFVNGYYLEQIVDVSRAESRLLLEMLLEQATRPEYTVRFRWEPGSVAFWDNRATIHLAPGDNAHLGHPRVMHRVMLTGDIPAGVDGRLSEAVTGTEPGRW, from the coding sequence ATGACGACGGACCGGGCCACGAACGGCGAAGTGCAGCCGGGTGAGCAGGAGTTGAGGCCGACGGACGTCGCCGGAGTGGAAGTGCGGCCCGTCGCGGGGCATATCGGCGCCGAGATCTCGGGAGTCGATCTGACCGAGCCCCTCGACAGCGCCGTGGTCGCCGGGATCAGGGCGGCCGTCCTGCGCTGGAAGGTGGTGTTCTTCCGCGACCAGCGGCTGGACCACGCCGGGCACATCGCCTTCGCGCGCCGGTTCGGCGAGCCGGTCGTCCTCGGGCGGCGCGGCGGCGCCTCACCGCCCGGCTTCCCCGAGATCGAGACCACCGCCGACCGCCTGGAGCTGGGCGGACGCTACGGCATGGAGCACGCCGAGTGGCTGGAGCGGCGCCGCCACTCGCTGCTGCGCGGCTGGCACTGCGACCACGGCGCCCGGATCGACCCGCCCGCCGCGACGATCCTGCGCGCCGAGACCGTACCGCCGTACGGCGGCGACACCACCTGGTCCAACCTGGCCGCCGCGTACGCCGGACTCTCCGCGCCCGTACGGGAGTTCGCGGACGGCCTCAGGGCCGAGCACCGGCTGGGCGTCGGCTACCAGGCGCGGCCCGGCGACGACGCGTACCTCCGCCATCTGCTGGACCATCAGGTCGCCTCGGTGCACCCGTTGGTGCGGGTCCACCCGGAGACGGGGGAGCGGGTGCTGTTCGTCAACGGCTACTACCTGGAGCAGATCGTGGACGTCTCCCGCGCGGAGAGCCGGCTGCTCCTGGAGATGCTTCTCGAACAGGCGACCAGGCCCGAGTACACGGTCCGTTTCCGCTGGGAGCCCGGCAGCGTCGCCTTCTGGGACAACCGGGCCACCATCCACCTCGCCCCCGGCGACAACGCCCACCTCGGCCACCCCCGGGTCATGCACCGGGTGATGCTGACCGGCGACATCCCGGCCGGGGTGGACGGCAGGCTGTCGGAGGCGGTCACCGGCACGGAACCCGGGCGGTGGTGA
- a CDS encoding LLM class flavin-dependent oxidoreductase: MPSPSQPLRKLGFLTIGLFDGDDPRAGHESTLEIIELGERLGFDSAWLRHRHLQYGISSPVAVLAAASQRTRRVELGTAVTPLGWENPLRLAEDWATVDILSGGRLNPGLSVGPPMNYDHVKGALYPDTADTEDFGYQRVERLLDHVRGKAASDFSGVQGFEVFSDRVQPHSPGLGSRLWYGGGSLRSARWAGEHGMNFLTSSVVKAEGNEESPDFAEVQLAGVRAFRDSHPDGERARVSQGLVVIPTDSASPAQRAKYEEYAAKRLPRTASPQGPARLMFAPDLVGTSAEIAERLYAHVAFQEIDEVAFALPFTFDHEDYVQILNDIATRLGPALGWRPAAD; the protein is encoded by the coding sequence GTGCCGTCCCCCTCACAGCCGCTGCGCAAACTGGGCTTTCTCACCATCGGGCTGTTCGACGGCGACGATCCGCGGGCGGGGCACGAGTCGACGCTGGAGATCATCGAGCTGGGTGAGCGGCTGGGCTTCGACAGCGCGTGGCTGCGCCACCGTCATCTCCAGTACGGGATCTCCTCCCCGGTGGCCGTCCTCGCGGCGGCCTCACAGCGCACCCGCCGTGTCGAACTGGGCACCGCGGTCACCCCGTTGGGGTGGGAGAACCCGCTGCGCCTGGCGGAGGACTGGGCGACCGTCGACATCCTGTCCGGAGGGCGGCTCAACCCGGGTCTGAGTGTGGGCCCGCCGATGAACTACGACCATGTCAAGGGTGCCCTGTACCCCGACACGGCGGACACCGAGGACTTCGGCTACCAGCGGGTCGAGCGGCTGCTTGACCACGTGCGCGGGAAGGCGGCCAGCGACTTCAGCGGGGTGCAGGGGTTCGAGGTGTTCTCGGACCGGGTGCAGCCCCATTCCCCGGGGCTCGGAAGCCGGCTGTGGTACGGCGGCGGGAGTCTGCGGTCGGCTCGGTGGGCCGGGGAACACGGTATGAACTTCCTGACCAGCAGCGTCGTGAAGGCCGAGGGGAACGAGGAGTCGCCGGACTTCGCCGAGGTCCAGCTGGCGGGCGTCCGCGCCTTCCGCGACAGTCATCCGGACGGCGAGCGGGCCCGGGTCTCCCAGGGCCTCGTCGTCATCCCCACCGACAGCGCCTCGCCCGCGCAGCGCGCGAAGTACGAGGAGTACGCGGCGAAGCGGCTGCCGCGCACCGCGAGCCCGCAGGGTCCGGCGCGGCTGATGTTCGCGCCGGACCTCGTCGGCACCTCGGCCGAGATCGCCGAACGCCTTTACGCGCACGTCGCGTTCCAGGAGATCGACGAGGTGGCCTTCGCGCTGCCGTTCACCTTCGACCACGAGGACTACGTCCAGATCCTCAACGACATCGCGACCCGTCTCGGTCCCGCCCTGGGCTGGCGGCCGGCCGCCGACTGA
- a CDS encoding carbohydrate ABC transporter permease, translating to MTATTQAHHTAPAAARTAAPASAHRARKAAHRRQLAACAVLMTPFFALLVTIFLIPVGTAVYLSFFSDDQPGLGFGPERTVFVGLRSYGAVLTDPTFLSGLATVALYCLIYIPLMVIAALALALLLDSGVVRLRAWAQLGLFLPHAVPGIIAALIWLYLYTPGISPIIDLFAKADITIDFLGIHTVLPSIVNIALWSNLGYNMVIFYAALQAVPREVIEASVVDGAGPVRTALQVKTPLVRTSIVMVAIFTLIWALQLFTEPVLLSQSSPMINSRFSPSMYIYDAAFTRNNYSLAAAASVVLLLCTIALSYGVTRWTSRANTPEETAR from the coding sequence ATGACCGCGACCACGCAGGCCCACCACACCGCGCCCGCCGCTGCCCGTACCGCCGCCCCGGCCTCGGCGCACCGCGCCCGCAAGGCGGCCCACCGACGTCAACTCGCCGCGTGCGCCGTTCTGATGACCCCGTTCTTCGCCCTCCTCGTCACCATCTTCCTGATCCCTGTCGGCACGGCCGTCTATCTGAGCTTCTTCAGCGACGACCAGCCCGGCCTCGGTTTCGGCCCCGAACGCACGGTCTTCGTCGGCCTGCGCAGCTACGGCGCCGTCCTCACCGACCCGACGTTCCTGTCCGGGCTCGCCACGGTCGCCCTGTACTGCCTGATCTACATCCCCCTGATGGTGATCGCCGCCCTCGCCCTCGCCCTGCTCCTCGACTCCGGCGTCGTACGACTGCGCGCCTGGGCCCAGCTCGGCCTGTTCCTGCCGCACGCCGTGCCCGGCATCATCGCCGCCCTCATCTGGCTGTACCTCTACACACCCGGTATCAGCCCGATCATCGACCTGTTCGCCAAGGCCGACATCACCATCGACTTCCTCGGCATCCACACCGTGCTCCCGTCGATCGTGAACATCGCCCTGTGGAGCAATCTCGGCTACAACATGGTCATTTTCTACGCCGCCCTCCAGGCCGTACCCCGCGAGGTCATCGAGGCGTCGGTCGTCGACGGCGCGGGCCCCGTCCGCACGGCACTCCAGGTCAAGACCCCGCTCGTGCGCACCTCGATCGTGATGGTCGCCATCTTCACCCTCATCTGGGCGCTGCAGCTGTTCACCGAGCCCGTGCTGCTCAGCCAGTCCTCCCCGATGATCAACTCCCGCTTCTCGCCGAGCATGTACATCTACGACGCCGCCTTCACCCGCAACAACTACAGCCTGGCGGCAGCCGCCTCCGTCGTCCTGCTCCTGTGCACGATCGCCCTGTCCTACGGCGTCACCCGCTGGACCAGCCGCGCCAACACCCCCGAGGAGACGGCCCGATGA
- a CDS encoding IclR family transcriptional regulator — MTTYPGAPERSVVDRTLSILGVFDRDNRTLTLSDISRRSGLPVATVHRIVNKLHGWGALERGEDGGYSIGLRLWETATLAPRYAGLAEVAQAHLVELHSRSGGAAVLALRDGTETVCLSFVSNDPVLTAHWGAPGCRLPLHATAAGLVLLANAGAVVQDEICSGPLRAYTGATPTDGAALRNQLTKIGRDGYALACGTLREGRGGIAAPVRDARGTVVASVGLVGPLNMLQPSRLAPLVLATAEAVSQHDRTAGRRMAGVGA; from the coding sequence ATGACCACCTACCCCGGCGCCCCCGAGCGCTCCGTTGTCGACCGCACGCTCAGCATCCTCGGCGTCTTCGACCGTGACAACCGCACCCTGACGCTGAGTGACATCAGCCGACGCTCCGGCCTCCCGGTCGCCACGGTCCATCGCATCGTCAACAAGCTCCATGGCTGGGGCGCACTGGAACGAGGAGAGGACGGCGGCTACAGCATCGGCCTGAGACTGTGGGAGACAGCGACACTGGCCCCCCGGTACGCGGGCCTGGCCGAGGTGGCACAGGCCCACCTCGTGGAGCTCCACAGCCGGAGTGGCGGCGCGGCGGTCCTCGCGCTGCGCGACGGAACGGAGACCGTCTGCCTGTCCTTCGTCTCCAACGACCCCGTCCTCACGGCGCATTGGGGCGCCCCCGGGTGCCGGCTCCCTCTGCACGCCACCGCAGCGGGTCTGGTGCTGCTGGCGAACGCGGGTGCCGTGGTGCAGGACGAGATCTGCTCCGGCCCCCTGCGCGCGTACACCGGCGCCACGCCCACCGACGGCGCCGCCCTGCGGAATCAGCTGACCAAGATAGGACGCGACGGTTACGCGCTGGCCTGCGGCACCCTGCGCGAGGGCCGGGGAGGGATCGCGGCCCCGGTGCGCGACGCGCGCGGCACGGTGGTGGCGTCGGTGGGACTCGTGGGCCCGCTGAACATGCTCCAGCCGTCGCGGCTGGCCCCACTGGTCCTGGCCACGGCCGAGGCCGTCTCCCAGCACGACCGGACAGCGGGGCGGCGGATGGCGGGGGTGGGCGCGTAA
- a CDS encoding MHYT domain-containing protein, which translates to MQGTIDGFSYGFVTPVAAYIMACLGSALGLRCVVRSLLNQGSWKPGWLALGAAAIGCGIWTMHFIAMIGFQVEESAVRYDVGLTVTSLAVAIVVVGIGVFVVGYRGATPVALSAAGIVTGLGVAAMHYLGMAALQVNGAIRYDTATVALSVVIAVVAATAALWAAVSIRGFLTSLGASLVMGVAVSGMHYTGMAAVSVHLHDASTTTTWSGTSPTSLLLPMLIGPTLFLLLAAVVVMFDPLLVLGDSEWGAKGSRRRPARQTERTPLIPKQSAQQDMWQPSTSRQRTATRTDLRL; encoded by the coding sequence ATGCAAGGAACAATTGACGGATTCAGCTACGGGTTCGTCACCCCGGTGGCGGCCTACATCATGGCCTGCCTGGGAAGCGCCCTGGGGCTGCGCTGCGTGGTCAGATCACTGCTCAACCAGGGCTCCTGGAAGCCGGGTTGGCTGGCTCTGGGGGCCGCGGCCATCGGATGCGGGATCTGGACCATGCACTTCATCGCGATGATCGGGTTCCAGGTCGAGGAGAGCGCGGTCCGCTACGACGTCGGGCTGACCGTCACGAGCCTCGCCGTCGCGATCGTCGTCGTCGGTATCGGCGTGTTCGTCGTCGGCTATCGCGGCGCCACGCCTGTGGCACTGTCCGCCGCGGGCATCGTCACGGGTCTGGGCGTCGCCGCGATGCACTATCTCGGCATGGCGGCGCTCCAGGTGAACGGCGCGATCCGCTACGACACGGCGACCGTGGCACTCTCCGTGGTGATCGCCGTCGTGGCCGCGACCGCCGCACTGTGGGCGGCCGTCTCCATCCGGGGCTTCCTGACCAGCCTCGGGGCCAGCCTGGTGATGGGCGTGGCCGTCAGCGGTATGCACTACACGGGCATGGCCGCCGTCAGCGTGCACCTGCACGACGCGTCCACCACCACCACCTGGTCCGGCACGTCCCCGACCTCGCTGCTGCTGCCGATGCTGATCGGCCCGACCCTCTTCCTGCTGCTGGCCGCCGTCGTGGTGATGTTCGACCCGCTGCTGGTCCTGGGCGACAGCGAGTGGGGCGCGAAGGGCTCGCGGCGGCGGCCCGCGCGGCAGACCGAGCGGACGCCGCTGATCCCGAAGCAGTCGGCGCAGCAGGACATGTGGCAGCCGTCCACGAGCCGGCAGCGGACCGCGACCCGGACGGATCTTCGACTGTAG
- a CDS encoding carbohydrate ABC transporter permease encodes MSTGDSTLMRPRLLGRATVNVVVALSVLYTLLPVLWLVLAAGKNRDALFSSNILSLKDFSFVQNLRDLFAMDDGLYSRWYGNSLLYAVLGAGIGALVSVACGYAFDKYRFQHKEKLFGLVLAAVMVPQTVLALPLYLMASKTGLVNTFWAVFIPVLFNPFGVYLGRIFSQGYVPDEVLEAARVDGAGELTTYVRVALRMLGPGLVTVFLFQLTAIWNNFFLPMVMLSDQDLYPVSLGLYQWNSSASVSPEYYPVVIMGSLLAVLPLILAFALLQRFWRSGLTAGSVK; translated from the coding sequence ATGAGCACCGGCGACAGCACCCTCATGCGCCCGCGTCTGCTCGGCCGGGCCACGGTCAACGTGGTCGTCGCGCTCTCCGTCCTCTACACCCTGCTGCCCGTCCTGTGGCTGGTCCTCGCCGCCGGCAAGAACAGGGACGCGCTGTTCAGCAGCAACATCCTCTCGCTGAAGGACTTCTCGTTCGTCCAGAACCTGCGCGACCTGTTCGCGATGGACGACGGCCTGTACAGCCGCTGGTACGGCAACAGCCTGCTGTACGCCGTCCTCGGCGCCGGCATCGGCGCCCTGGTGAGTGTGGCCTGCGGCTACGCCTTCGACAAGTACCGCTTCCAGCACAAGGAGAAGCTGTTCGGCCTGGTCCTGGCCGCCGTCATGGTGCCGCAGACGGTGCTCGCGCTGCCGCTGTACCTGATGGCCTCGAAGACCGGCCTCGTCAACACCTTCTGGGCCGTGTTCATCCCCGTCCTGTTCAACCCGTTCGGCGTCTACCTCGGCCGTATCTTCAGCCAGGGCTATGTCCCCGACGAGGTCCTGGAGGCCGCCCGGGTGGACGGCGCGGGTGAACTCACCACCTACGTACGGGTGGCGCTGCGGATGCTCGGACCCGGGCTGGTCACCGTGTTCCTGTTCCAGCTCACCGCCATCTGGAACAACTTTTTCCTGCCCATGGTGATGCTCTCCGACCAGGACCTCTATCCGGTCAGCCTCGGCCTCTACCAGTGGAACAGCTCGGCCTCGGTCTCGCCCGAGTACTACCCCGTGGTGATCATGGGATCGCTGCTCGCCGTCCTTCCCCTCATCCTCGCCTTCGCCCTGCTGCAACGCTTCTGGCGCAGCGGTCTGACCGCGGGCTCCGTCAAGTAG
- a CDS encoding substrate-binding domain-containing protein, whose product MREPVELRRQRILAAVQARGAARVTDLAAELEVSVVTVRRDVEELAREGRLRRGHGVARSTLPVPADPPEPVTVSGDGDIVALVVPARHSYLYETLHGARPVLEEAGVRIALHIAPQVAGAEQPLVERALADGARGVLIAPRWRTLAAEEADAKWLCGLGVPTVLMERRPRPGSAAHALDSVCSDHWYGAHLAVEHLVALGHRRVVFATRDDSPTARALRTALTEIAGAHPGLDAWTLGLSSPDAGPDRSAGADRSAVDLPGLLREVDATACVLHGDVDALMLVQDLTAHGVRVPEECSVVAYDDVVAALGSTPLTAVSPPKGEVGRAAAELLLRRLRDPRGSGAGPARRIELLPQLKVRGSTRALTS is encoded by the coding sequence ATGCGCGAGCCGGTCGAACTGAGGCGGCAGCGGATCCTGGCCGCCGTGCAGGCGCGCGGCGCGGCCCGGGTGACCGACCTCGCCGCCGAACTGGAGGTCTCGGTGGTCACCGTCCGCCGGGACGTGGAGGAACTCGCCCGCGAGGGCAGGCTCCGGCGCGGTCACGGCGTCGCCCGCTCCACCCTCCCGGTGCCGGCCGACCCGCCCGAGCCCGTCACCGTGTCCGGGGACGGTGACATCGTGGCCCTGGTCGTCCCCGCCCGCCACTCCTACCTCTACGAGACCCTGCACGGCGCCCGCCCCGTCCTGGAGGAGGCCGGCGTGCGTATCGCGCTGCATATCGCCCCGCAGGTCGCCGGCGCCGAACAGCCGCTGGTGGAGCGGGCGTTGGCGGACGGCGCCCGGGGCGTACTGATCGCCCCCCGCTGGCGCACCCTCGCCGCCGAGGAGGCCGACGCGAAGTGGCTGTGCGGGCTCGGCGTACCGACCGTCCTGATGGAGCGCAGGCCACGCCCCGGCAGCGCGGCGCACGCCCTCGACTCCGTCTGCTCCGACCACTGGTACGGCGCCCATCTCGCCGTCGAGCACCTGGTCGCCCTCGGTCACCGCAGAGTCGTCTTCGCCACCCGCGACGACAGCCCCACCGCGCGCGCCCTGCGCACCGCCCTCACCGAGATCGCCGGCGCCCATCCGGGCCTCGACGCCTGGACACTCGGGCTCAGTTCCCCCGACGCGGGCCCCGACCGCTCGGCCGGGGCGGACCGCTCTGCCGTCGACCTGCCCGGCCTCCTGCGTGAGGTGGACGCCACGGCGTGTGTGCTGCACGGCGACGTGGACGCGCTGATGCTGGTCCAGGACCTGACCGCGCACGGTGTCCGGGTGCCGGAGGAGTGCTCGGTCGTCGCGTACGACGATGTCGTGGCCGCCCTCGGCAGCACCCCCCTCACCGCCGTGTCCCCACCCAAGGGCGAAGTCGGCCGGGCCGCCGCCGAACTGCTTCTGCGGCGGCTGAGGGATCCGCGCGGCAGCGGGGCGGGGCCGGCGCGGCGCATCGAGCTGCTGCCGCAGCTGAAGGTGCGAGGGTCGACAAGGGCGTTGACCTCCTGA